One genomic region from Haloarcula taiwanensis encodes:
- a CDS encoding type IV pilin has protein sequence MISVILLVAVTVVLTAVLSAATLGLAEKLDDTAPVVGQSDGAFTPQDGFGGGIVRITHVAGDVIRVSEIEVAVSADCGGDGTEKHGRLVNLPAKSGDRPQGDNIEGDDIFDESTGSLTERGADTTGALVTDEFRPGDVIVFRIAGGDCDLRPGDTVTVRVVHTPSNAVIIRQQLTA, from the coding sequence GTGATTTCGGTTATCCTCCTCGTGGCGGTCACTGTCGTTCTCACAGCAGTGCTGTCAGCGGCGACGCTTGGCCTCGCAGAGAAGTTGGATGACACAGCGCCCGTGGTCGGCCAATCCGACGGTGCGTTTACCCCACAGGATGGGTTCGGCGGAGGCATCGTCCGTATCACACACGTTGCCGGGGATGTCATTCGTGTCTCGGAGATTGAAGTGGCTGTCAGTGCTGACTGTGGCGGCGACGGAACTGAAAAGCACGGGCGGTTAGTCAATCTCCCAGCGAAATCCGGCGATCGGCCACAGGGTGACAATATCGAGGGCGACGATATCTTCGACGAGAGCACTGGCTCGCTCACGGAACGCGGTGCCGATACTACCGGGGCACTGGTCACAGATGAGTTCCGCCCCGGAGACGTGATCGTTTTCCGGATCGCAGGCGGGGACTGTGACTTGCGGCCGGGCGACACAGTGACCGTCCGAGTTGTGCACACCCCGTCAAACGCGGTTATTATTCGACAGCAGTTAACGGCCTGA